Proteins encoded in a region of the Sporocytophaga myxococcoides DSM 11118 genome:
- the arfB gene encoding alternative ribosome rescue aminoacyl-tRNA hydrolase ArfB — protein sequence MITEKISNLLREVTFHASRSSGPGGQNVNKVNSKIELIFSVTHSSHFTEEEKQLLFKKLGHKINSEGELRVVAQAERTQTGNKRLAEVKFIQLIENALKKPKKRINTKPTLSSVADRKNLKKKLSEKKSLRRTKFFD from the coding sequence ATGATTACGGAAAAAATCAGTAATCTGCTTCGTGAAGTTACCTTTCATGCTAGCAGAAGCAGCGGCCCAGGAGGACAAAATGTCAATAAAGTCAACTCCAAAATCGAATTGATTTTTTCCGTAACCCATTCATCTCATTTTACAGAGGAAGAAAAACAGTTACTTTTTAAAAAACTTGGCCACAAAATTAATTCCGAAGGAGAGCTAAGAGTGGTTGCACAAGCGGAAAGAACTCAGACAGGTAACAAAAGACTGGCTGAAGTAAAATTTATTCAACTTATTGAAAATGCTTTAAAAAAGCCCAAGAAGCGAATAAACACCAAGCCTACACTCTCCTCTGTTGCTGACCGAAAGAATCTGAAGAAAAAACTTTCCGAAAAGAAATCACTCCGGAGAACAAAATTCTTTGATTAA
- a CDS encoding cation-translocating P-type ATPase yields the protein MLDKSGFSFELLFHALSEEKVMDFLLSDPKNGLTADEANSRIVQYGPNKLADVKEKSAVKILLEQFQNAITYLLAGAAIISLFFHDVTNSIAIGGVILINALIGFFIELQARKSMEGLRSLEISLAKVIRGAELTEIDSALLAIGDLVYIKAGDMVPADGRLVNLNNLEINESPLTGESLPVDKICESLPESTTLADRTNMVYKGTSVIKGNGYFLVTATGLHTELGKISTMTQSAENVSTPLDEKLGKLTKTLIWITAAMACIFIIAGLLRKQEIYTIVETAIALAVAAIPEGLPIVSTIALAYGMLRLAKRNAIIKKLYSVETLGGTNIIFTDKTGTLTENVMEVNLIAFPHKTFELKSDFDKRKNIFLNNDVTDVENALHELYLISALCNNATLGLSTGKAIGDPIEIALLKLAYSGGIDTHNLKDEYIRVDEKPFSSDTKMMAVMVRFRDEFIVASKGSVEAILSKCSRYRKESEVLPLDGSFVKLVHKEAERISSMGLRVLAFAIKHQTEEEQEYLKDLTFIGLVGFLDPPRHDIGFAMESCKTAGVKVIMVTGDHPKTGFTIARKIGIVEDEEEANSLMTGAQLHELDIYGRDKERVMNTRVFARVTPAQKFDLVSLYQDEGNIVAMTGDGINDTPALKKADIGIAMGTRGTQVAKDTADVVLKDDSFVSIVEAIFQGRVIFQNIREFIIFLLSCNLSEIVLVVASGFIDPRIVLLPLQILFLNIITDVFPALALGLGKGDRNVMKLPPRNPEAPMLDGKDWKSLIAYCICISGSILCGVLFFEKHYANEPAIIQDMVFYSLALSQLWHVFNLSPAMSSFFMNEITRNKFVWMALFFCISMLAITGILPAAQRILQVKPLSIEIWGGIILISLVPVVLIQLLKRLLRIID from the coding sequence GTGCTTGATAAATCAGGATTTTCATTCGAACTTTTATTCCATGCCCTTTCTGAAGAAAAGGTTATGGATTTTTTATTATCTGATCCTAAGAATGGATTAACTGCTGATGAAGCTAATAGCAGAATTGTTCAATATGGTCCTAACAAGCTAGCAGATGTAAAAGAAAAGTCGGCCGTAAAAATTTTACTGGAACAGTTTCAGAATGCAATTACTTACCTTCTGGCCGGAGCTGCAATCATTTCTCTTTTTTTTCACGATGTCACCAACTCTATCGCCATTGGTGGTGTGATCCTTATTAATGCTCTTATTGGTTTTTTTATTGAATTGCAGGCACGGAAATCAATGGAAGGGTTGAGGAGTCTTGAAATCTCTCTTGCTAAGGTTATCAGGGGAGCTGAATTAACCGAAATTGATTCAGCTTTACTCGCGATTGGTGATCTTGTTTATATTAAAGCAGGGGATATGGTCCCTGCCGATGGAAGACTCGTAAATCTTAACAATTTAGAAATTAACGAATCTCCGCTTACCGGTGAATCTCTTCCGGTGGATAAGATATGTGAATCTCTTCCCGAATCAACTACTCTGGCTGACAGAACTAACATGGTCTATAAAGGCACTTCTGTTATAAAAGGAAACGGTTATTTTTTAGTGACTGCTACTGGTTTGCATACCGAGCTTGGTAAAATTTCAACGATGACTCAGAGTGCAGAAAATGTATCAACTCCACTTGATGAGAAGCTGGGAAAACTTACTAAAACTCTTATCTGGATTACAGCAGCTATGGCTTGTATCTTTATCATAGCTGGCCTTTTAAGAAAGCAGGAAATTTATACAATTGTGGAAACTGCTATTGCTCTTGCAGTTGCTGCTATTCCTGAAGGGCTTCCAATTGTTTCTACAATCGCTCTTGCCTATGGAATGCTTAGACTGGCAAAAAGAAATGCTATAATAAAAAAACTTTATTCAGTTGAAACGTTAGGTGGAACAAATATCATATTCACCGACAAGACAGGTACGCTTACTGAGAATGTGATGGAGGTAAATTTAATAGCTTTTCCCCACAAGACTTTTGAATTGAAAAGTGATTTTGATAAACGTAAAAATATTTTTCTTAATAATGATGTAACAGATGTTGAAAATGCTTTGCATGAGTTGTATTTAATCTCAGCACTGTGTAATAATGCTACGCTTGGCTTGTCTACCGGAAAAGCTATTGGTGACCCTATAGAAATAGCTTTGCTGAAATTGGCATATTCCGGCGGAATTGATACTCATAATCTGAAAGATGAATATATAAGAGTTGATGAAAAACCTTTTAGCTCAGATACAAAGATGATGGCTGTAATGGTCAGATTCAGGGATGAGTTTATCGTAGCTTCAAAAGGCTCTGTTGAAGCAATCCTTTCCAAATGCAGCAGATATCGTAAAGAGTCCGAAGTGTTGCCTTTGGATGGTTCTTTTGTCAAGCTCGTGCATAAGGAGGCTGAAAGGATCTCATCGATGGGGTTGAGGGTACTTGCTTTTGCAATAAAACATCAGACGGAGGAGGAGCAAGAGTATCTTAAGGATCTTACTTTTATCGGCTTGGTTGGTTTTCTGGATCCACCCAGGCATGATATAGGTTTTGCAATGGAGAGTTGTAAGACTGCAGGAGTAAAAGTCATTATGGTTACCGGTGACCATCCTAAAACAGGTTTTACCATAGCCCGAAAAATTGGCATCGTAGAGGATGAGGAAGAAGCAAATTCACTTATGACAGGTGCTCAACTTCATGAACTTGATATATATGGCCGTGACAAAGAACGTGTAATGAATACTCGTGTATTTGCCAGAGTGACTCCTGCCCAGAAATTTGATCTGGTAAGCCTTTATCAGGATGAGGGTAATATTGTAGCCATGACTGGAGATGGCATCAATGATACTCCTGCATTAAAAAAAGCTGATATTGGAATTGCGATGGGAACAAGAGGTACTCAGGTAGCCAAAGATACGGCTGATGTGGTTTTAAAAGACGATTCATTTGTTTCTATTGTTGAAGCTATTTTTCAGGGAAGAGTTATTTTTCAGAATATAAGGGAGTTTATAATTTTCCTTTTATCATGTAATCTCAGTGAAATAGTTCTGGTGGTAGCTTCAGGATTTATAGATCCAAGGATTGTATTGTTACCCCTTCAGATTTTGTTCCTTAATATAATTACCGATGTATTTCCCGCATTAGCTCTGGGCCTGGGTAAGGGGGACAGAAATGTGATGAAACTTCCCCCAAGAAATCCTGAAGCTCCAATGCTCGATGGTAAGGACTGGAAATCTCTTATTGCTTATTGCATATGCATTTCAGGTTCTATTCTCTGTGGAGTATTGTTTTTTGAAAAACACTATGCAAATGAACCTGCAATAATACAGGATATGGTATTTTATTCACTGGCCCTGTCTCAACTCTGGCATGTCTTTAATTTATCACCAGCTATGAGTTCATTCTTTATGAATGAAATAACAAGAAATAAATTTGTATGGATGGCGCTTTTTTTTTGTATTTCAATGCTGGCAATTACTGGAATACTTCCTGCAGCTCAAAGGATATTACAAGTGAAGCCGCTCTCAATTGAGATATGGGGAGGGATAATTCTGATAAGCCTGGTGCCCGTAGTTTTAATTCAACTCTTAAAAAGACTATTAAGAATAATCGATTAA
- a CDS encoding thioredoxin family protein produces MKHILAILFLFTVSISIAQTSGYKPGDKAIDFSLKNIDGKNVALKNYTDAKGYIVVFTCNHCPYAKAYESRIEELNKKYASKGYPVIAINPNDPVAYPEDSYENMQKNAAEKHFTFPYLFDETQNIAKTYGALKTPHVYILKKVNNELIVKYVGAIDDNSESAKDVKKKYAENALNELLQDKTVKEPETKAIGCGIKWKK; encoded by the coding sequence ATGAAACACATTTTAGCGATCCTGTTTTTATTCACAGTTTCAATATCCATAGCTCAGACCTCTGGATATAAACCTGGTGATAAGGCAATCGATTTTTCATTAAAAAATATTGACGGTAAAAACGTTGCTTTAAAAAATTATACTGATGCAAAAGGCTATATAGTGGTTTTCACATGCAACCACTGTCCTTATGCAAAAGCATATGAAAGCAGAATAGAAGAATTAAATAAGAAATATGCTTCAAAAGGATATCCTGTGATAGCTATAAATCCTAACGATCCTGTTGCTTACCCTGAAGACTCTTATGAAAACATGCAAAAGAATGCTGCGGAAAAACATTTTACTTTTCCATACCTTTTTGATGAAACACAAAATATAGCAAAAACATATGGTGCTCTTAAAACTCCACATGTTTATATTCTTAAAAAGGTAAACAATGAACTTATAGTTAAGTATGTTGGTGCTATTGATGACAATTCGGAAAGTGCAAAAGACGTGAAGAAGAAATATGCTGAGAATGCCCTTAACGAATTGCTTCAGGACAAAACAGTTAAAGAGCCTGAAACAAAAGCCATAGGATGTGGCATTAAATGGAAAAAATAA
- a CDS encoding DEAD/DEAH box helicase, with protein MTFEELNLDDAVQQALKDIGFKTPSPVQELAIPAILDNKDVIACAQTGTGKTAAYLLPIIHRNHLNPHPGIDTLILAPTRELAVQIDQQVDGFSFYTSVSSIAVYGGNDGSVWEQQKNALKQGSPIVIATPGRLIAHLTSAQISFADLKHLILDEADRMLEMGFYDDIVKIINYLPRQRQNILFSATMPSKIRQLADKILFRPVQINIAISKPAEGIDQRAYMTYDGQKLPLIKELLQGKEVELPSIVIFCSTKQNVKILEKELKKLNFSVKGFHSDLEQSEREQIMNLFRNREVQILVATDILSRGIDIENINLVVNYDVPHDAEDYVHRIGRTARASSTGIAMTFINEKEVRKFNRIEQLIEKEIPKLALPDFLGEGPAYDVKAKPKSSSPGQKKKFFKKKKTNNTNNKS; from the coding sequence TTGACATTTGAAGAACTTAACCTGGATGACGCAGTTCAACAGGCTCTAAAAGACATTGGATTTAAAACCCCCTCTCCTGTTCAGGAACTAGCCATCCCTGCCATCCTGGACAATAAAGATGTTATAGCCTGTGCTCAGACAGGTACAGGGAAAACAGCAGCTTATCTGCTTCCTATTATCCATAGAAACCATCTGAATCCACACCCCGGTATAGATACATTGATACTTGCTCCTACAAGGGAACTTGCAGTACAAATAGACCAGCAGGTAGACGGATTCAGCTTTTACACATCCGTTAGTAGCATTGCCGTCTATGGAGGTAATGACGGAAGTGTCTGGGAACAGCAAAAAAATGCACTGAAACAAGGCTCTCCTATAGTCATTGCTACACCCGGGAGACTTATAGCCCATCTTACATCTGCTCAGATCTCCTTTGCTGATCTGAAACATCTGATTCTCGATGAAGCAGATCGTATGCTTGAAATGGGTTTTTATGATGATATTGTTAAGATCATCAATTATCTTCCAAGACAAAGACAGAACATACTTTTTTCAGCCACAATGCCTTCTAAAATCAGGCAGTTGGCAGATAAAATATTATTCAGACCTGTACAGATCAATATAGCAATATCAAAACCGGCTGAAGGGATTGATCAGAGAGCATACATGACTTACGATGGTCAAAAGCTTCCATTAATCAAAGAACTACTACAAGGAAAGGAGGTTGAGCTTCCATCTATTGTAATTTTCTGCTCTACCAAGCAAAATGTAAAAATACTTGAGAAAGAACTTAAGAAACTAAACTTCTCTGTTAAAGGATTTCACTCCGACCTTGAGCAATCTGAACGCGAGCAGATCATGAACCTTTTCAGAAACAGAGAGGTGCAGATTCTGGTAGCTACAGATATTCTTTCAAGAGGTATAGATATTGAAAATATTAACCTTGTTGTGAACTACGACGTGCCTCATGATGCAGAAGATTATGTACACCGGATAGGCAGAACAGCAAGAGCTTCCAGCACAGGTATTGCAATGACCTTTATCAATGAAAAAGAGGTGAGAAAATTCAACAGAATAGAACAACTCATTGAGAAAGAAATACCCAAATTAGCGCTTCCTGATTTTTTGGGCGAAGGTCCAGCGTATGATGTAAAAGCTAAGCCCAAGTCATCTTCACCAGGCCAAAAGAAAAAGTTCTTTAAAAAGAAAAAAACAAATAATACCAACAACAAATCATGA
- a CDS encoding FKBP-type peptidyl-prolyl cis-trans isomerase: MKLVNVFAAAGLGILALSTPSLAQKKSKKGMEQQTFTLKTKIDTVSYALGANIAENLKQQGFENLNVDAFAQAFKDLAAKKQPLVTSEQARTILNEYFAQLQQEKANKNLVEGQKFLEENKKKPGVVTLPSGLQYQVIKEGDGPTPKATDKVTTHYHGTLIDGTVFDSSVERGQPATFPVNGVIQGWVEALQLMKVGSKWRLFVPSNLAYGERGAGESIGPNTALIFEVELISISQ, from the coding sequence ATGAAACTAGTCAATGTATTTGCTGCGGCAGGATTGGGAATATTAGCCTTGTCTACTCCCTCTTTGGCGCAGAAAAAATCTAAAAAAGGAATGGAACAACAAACTTTTACATTAAAAACCAAAATCGACACTGTTAGCTATGCTCTTGGTGCCAATATCGCAGAAAATCTTAAACAACAAGGTTTTGAAAATTTAAACGTTGATGCGTTTGCTCAGGCATTCAAAGACTTAGCTGCTAAAAAACAGCCTCTTGTGACTTCAGAGCAGGCAAGAACTATTTTGAATGAATATTTTGCTCAGCTTCAGCAAGAAAAAGCAAATAAAAACTTGGTTGAAGGACAAAAATTCCTTGAAGAAAACAAGAAGAAGCCAGGTGTAGTAACATTGCCAAGCGGATTACAATATCAGGTAATCAAAGAAGGTGATGGACCAACCCCTAAAGCTACAGATAAAGTGACTACACACTATCATGGCACTTTAATAGATGGAACTGTATTTGACAGCTCTGTAGAAAGAGGTCAACCTGCAACTTTCCCTGTAAATGGCGTTATTCAAGGTTGGGTAGAAGCTCTTCAACTTATGAAAGTAGGTTCAAAATGGAGACTGTTTGTACCTTCTAACCTGGCTTACGGAGAAAGAGGTGCCGGCGAATCTATCGGACCAAACACTGCACTGATTTTTGAAGTAGAATTAATTTCTATTAGTCAATAA
- a CDS encoding PRC-barrel domain-containing protein, protein MIRGGEGSRLVPAGDLIGTKVKNFENEDLGRIKDVIIDMEYGAASYAILTHGGFLGMGEKLYAVPFQALELNSERDSLMLDVSMQRLHDAPGFVTENWPETPSYEYLTDVYNYFGYELYWLEPREK, encoded by the coding sequence ATGATTCGAGGAGGAGAAGGTTCAAGATTAGTTCCCGCCGGGGATTTGATAGGAACCAAAGTAAAAAATTTTGAAAATGAGGACCTGGGCCGCATTAAAGATGTTATTATTGATATGGAATATGGAGCGGCCTCTTATGCGATACTAACACACGGAGGCTTCCTCGGTATGGGCGAAAAGTTGTATGCAGTCCCTTTTCAGGCCCTTGAACTGAATTCTGAGAGAGATTCTTTAATGCTTGATGTATCGATGCAAAGATTGCATGATGCCCCAGGATTCGTGACAGAAAATTGGCCTGAAACGCCTAGTTATGAATACCTTACCGATGTCTATAACTATTTTGGTTATGAACTTTACTGGCTGGAACCCAGAGAAAAATAA
- a CDS encoding TlpA family protein disulfide reductase encodes MRQLFVVTFAILLTITFRGYSQQQIQVVNYDQLDKIVKSTKDSVVVVNFWATYCKPCLEELPYFSEAGKLNKNEPVKFIFVSMDFTSKKDKAAEVFNKYNLPGKCVLLNEDPNIWINKLNPQWGGDIPYTFLQDKKGNRTHYPKTFATSEELINLIKKELIKQ; translated from the coding sequence ATGAGACAACTCTTTGTAGTTACTTTCGCAATCCTCTTAACAATTACATTTAGAGGCTATAGTCAGCAACAGATTCAGGTTGTAAACTATGATCAATTGGATAAGATAGTAAAAAGTACAAAGGACTCCGTTGTAGTGGTAAACTTTTGGGCTACATACTGCAAACCTTGCCTTGAAGAACTTCCATATTTTAGCGAAGCCGGAAAGTTGAATAAAAACGAACCTGTTAAGTTTATTTTTGTGTCGATGGATTTTACCTCCAAAAAAGATAAAGCTGCAGAAGTATTTAACAAATATAACCTGCCAGGAAAATGTGTATTGCTAAACGAGGATCCAAATATCTGGATCAATAAGTTAAATCCTCAGTGGGGAGGTGATATCCCTTACACTTTTCTGCAGGATAAAAAAGGAAATCGTACCCATTACCCAAAAACCTTTGCAACTTCTGAAGAACTTATTAATTTGATCAAAAAAGAATTAATCAAACAATAA
- a CDS encoding universal stress protein, giving the protein MDKLLLASDFSDSSNNALYFAKGIARKAVSEVIIFNSAPLPVMEPTIPTFMVEEILEDQEDSAKGKLRQACDIVSSEKYLDGSRVGCDYKFSSGIAVNEIAEVAHRENVELVVMGAYDNSITSKWIGSTTISTLDHVRCPVLAVPADASFQGFSHIVYACGLRDFDHLAIDEVVNFAKIFNAKVTVLHVADPISLRLDVVLFDRLRKKIKATDEFGKVKFEMLVSEQRYDAIENFLSDEDVDMIALMKHSTSFFRRLFYKSMIDKSLYRVEVPMFLLNEKNYKG; this is encoded by the coding sequence ATGGATAAGTTGCTACTAGCTTCGGACTTTTCAGACAGTTCAAATAATGCATTATATTTTGCCAAAGGTATAGCTAGGAAAGCAGTATCAGAGGTTATTATATTCAATTCAGCGCCCTTGCCAGTTATGGAGCCTACTATTCCTACATTTATGGTGGAGGAAATACTGGAAGATCAGGAGGATTCTGCAAAGGGAAAATTACGTCAAGCATGTGACATCGTGAGTTCAGAAAAATATCTTGACGGAAGCAGAGTAGGATGCGATTATAAGTTTTCATCAGGAATAGCTGTGAATGAAATAGCAGAAGTTGCTCATAGAGAAAATGTTGAATTGGTAGTAATGGGAGCTTATGACAATTCTATTACTTCAAAATGGATTGGAAGTACTACAATTTCAACACTCGATCATGTGAGATGCCCGGTACTTGCTGTACCTGCAGATGCGTCCTTCCAGGGATTCAGCCATATTGTATATGCATGTGGTCTGCGTGATTTTGACCATCTGGCAATTGATGAGGTCGTGAATTTTGCAAAGATCTTTAATGCTAAAGTAACAGTGCTTCATGTTGCTGATCCCATTAGCTTAAGACTTGATGTTGTCCTTTTTGACAGGTTAAGAAAAAAAATAAAAGCAACTGACGAATTCGGAAAGGTAAAGTTTGAAATGCTTGTATCGGAGCAACGATATGATGCAATTGAAAACTTTCTTTCGGATGAAGATGTGGATATGATTGCATTAATGAAACACAGCACTTCTTTCTTTAGAAGGCTTTTTTACAAAAGTATGATTGATAAAAGCTTATATAGAGTAGAGGTTCCTATGTTTTTATTGAATGAAAAAAATTATAAAGGTTAA
- a CDS encoding DUF3127 domain-containing protein, producing MALELTGKVVKILPEQTGSGKNGNWVKQEFVIETTNEQYPKKVCCSAWGDKAGIVKNLKSGDEVKVGINIESREYNERWYTDVRAWKIDTVGGGGQSSDEPSGGYAFGADSGESADDLPF from the coding sequence ATGGCGTTAGAATTAACAGGAAAAGTTGTTAAAATCCTTCCGGAACAAACCGGTTCTGGGAAAAACGGAAATTGGGTAAAACAAGAATTTGTAATTGAGACTACCAACGAGCAATATCCTAAGAAGGTTTGCTGCTCGGCCTGGGGTGACAAAGCAGGGATTGTAAAAAATCTTAAATCCGGAGATGAAGTGAAAGTTGGCATCAACATTGAGTCCAGGGAATATAATGAGCGTTGGTATACAGATGTAAGGGCCTGGAAAATAGACACTGTAGGTGGTGGTGGTCAATCTTCAGATGAGCCATCAGGAGGTTATGCATTTGGTGCAGATTCTGGGGAATCCGCAGATGACCTACCTTTTTAA
- a CDS encoding PAS domain-containing sensor histidine kinase, giving the protein MADYLLDDFFYLSEECMCITSGDGYFQKVNPAFAKTLGYNEEEICTMHFSCFIYPEDLKITSKIYKSFGQEVFPKDPLEIRYLAKNGSVKWIKWNKVIKVNDNTVYGIGRDITETKKFESEIEDNRNKLYEIIELVPHPIFLKDNQGRYILVNKAQAELFCTTIHNLLGKDDSHFIKDDNELRGIQESDIKVTLLKEIVTLPEQNITHLDGTNRILHTTKVPFISNFDKEVNILGVSIDLTEVKNAEQELRKINFELDSFVYRASHDLRAPLCSITGLLNLIKREKDPMIINECIEQAKSSVKRLDSFIADLTNFSRNNRLRIISSQINFTDIVNECLESLKFMDNADRIKIELSTEEYYEFYNDENRLKIIFMNLISNAIKYHTLEQHNPFLKIRISTSKTGASIEIEDNGSGIEPSYHQKIFEMFFRASEKSFGSGLGLYIVKQVVDRLNGKISLKSEVNSGTTFSIILPNQD; this is encoded by the coding sequence GTGGCAGATTACTTACTGGATGACTTCTTTTACCTTTCGGAAGAATGTATGTGCATTACAAGTGGCGACGGATACTTCCAAAAAGTAAATCCCGCTTTTGCAAAAACACTGGGTTATAATGAAGAAGAAATTTGTACGATGCATTTTTCCTGCTTCATATATCCTGAAGATTTAAAAATCACTTCTAAAATCTATAAAAGCTTCGGACAAGAAGTTTTCCCTAAAGACCCGCTTGAAATCAGATACCTTGCTAAAAACGGAAGTGTCAAATGGATAAAGTGGAACAAAGTAATAAAGGTCAATGATAATACAGTTTATGGTATAGGCAGGGATATCACTGAAACTAAAAAGTTTGAATCTGAAATTGAAGACAACAGAAACAAACTATATGAGATCATTGAGTTAGTTCCTCATCCCATTTTCCTCAAAGACAATCAAGGCAGGTATATTCTGGTAAACAAGGCCCAGGCTGAACTCTTCTGCACCACCATCCATAACTTACTTGGGAAAGACGACAGCCATTTCATCAAGGATGATAACGAGCTGAGAGGCATTCAGGAAAGTGATATTAAAGTAACCCTGCTTAAAGAAATAGTAACACTCCCCGAACAAAATATCACCCACCTTGATGGTACTAACAGAATTCTTCATACTACCAAAGTTCCCTTTATCAGTAATTTTGATAAGGAAGTCAATATACTTGGTGTTTCCATTGATTTAACAGAAGTAAAAAATGCAGAACAAGAGCTTAGAAAAATCAATTTTGAACTGGACAGTTTCGTTTACAGAGCATCTCATGATTTAAGAGCTCCACTATGCAGTATTACAGGATTATTAAATCTTATCAAAAGAGAAAAAGATCCTATGATCATCAATGAATGCATCGAACAAGCTAAAAGCAGCGTTAAAAGACTAGACTCTTTCATTGCAGACCTAACAAATTTCTCTAGGAACAATCGTCTCAGAATCATTTCCTCTCAAATCAACTTTACAGATATTGTTAACGAATGTCTGGAAAGTCTGAAATTTATGGACAACGCAGACAGGATTAAAATTGAGCTGAGCACTGAAGAATACTACGAATTCTATAATGACGAAAACAGATTGAAAATCATTTTTATGAACCTGATATCCAATGCTATCAAATACCATACACTGGAGCAACATAATCCCTTTCTAAAAATTCGGATATCAACTTCTAAAACTGGCGCATCGATTGAGATAGAAGATAACGGATCAGGAATAGAGCCTTCCTATCATCAGAAAATATTCGAAATGTTTTTCAGAGCTTCAGAAAAATCCTTTGGCAGTGGCCTTGGTTTATATATAGTAAAGCAAGTTGTAGATAGGCTTAATGGCAAGATATCATTAAAGTCAGAAGTAAACTCCGGAACGACATTCAGCATTATCTTACCTAATCAGGATTAA
- a CDS encoding alpha/beta hydrolase family protein produces the protein MAKHILLKNRQLALESHNRKLLYDLSYTADGIEKPLIIFLHGFKGFKDWGNFDLMMEYFTQLNYVFIKMNFSHNGTTLDSPLEFNDLDRFGRNNFIIELEDVQAMIDQIFEDEIIPSREWDKRKLILIGHSRGGSIAILKGSEDKRVQAVISLAGVADLKKFLHDRDIDVWKKGETVFVDNARTGQKMPLYPQFLESYLANKSRLDVISAASKLKHLLIIHGTSDLTVPIDHAFALKNSNPIAELKVIENADHTFGGKHPYIEKLLPMNFKIVCDLIAEYFQNIELKN, from the coding sequence ATGGCAAAACATATTTTACTTAAAAACAGACAATTGGCTTTGGAAAGTCATAACAGAAAGCTATTATATGATCTATCCTATACTGCAGATGGAATTGAAAAACCTCTGATTATATTTTTACATGGGTTTAAAGGGTTTAAGGATTGGGGAAATTTTGATCTGATGATGGAGTATTTTACTCAATTGAATTATGTATTTATCAAAATGAATTTTTCACATAATGGAACAACCCTTGATAGTCCATTGGAATTTAATGACCTTGATAGGTTTGGAAGGAATAATTTTATCATTGAACTTGAAGATGTTCAGGCTATGATAGATCAGATCTTTGAAGATGAAATTATTCCTTCAAGAGAGTGGGATAAGCGGAAACTGATACTGATAGGGCATAGCAGAGGTGGGTCAATAGCAATTTTGAAAGGATCAGAAGATAAGAGAGTACAGGCTGTGATATCACTGGCAGGAGTTGCTGATCTAAAGAAATTTCTCCATGATAGGGATATTGATGTATGGAAAAAAGGAGAAACGGTATTTGTAGACAATGCAAGAACGGGTCAAAAAATGCCTCTTTACCCTCAGTTTCTGGAATCTTATCTTGCAAATAAATCAAGACTTGATGTTATATCTGCTGCTTCAAAATTAAAACATCTCCTAATTATTCACGGAACATCTGATTTAACTGTGCCTATCGATCATGCTTTTGCTTTAAAAAATAGCAATCCCATTGCTGAATTAAAAGTTATTGAAAATGCGGATCATACTTTTGGAGGTAAGCATCCATATATTGAGAAACTACTGCCAATGAATTTCAAAATCGTCTGCGACTTAATTGCGGAATATTTTCAGAACATCGAGTTGAAAAACTGA